Part of the Sandaracinaceae bacterium genome, CCCAGGGCGTCCTGGGACGACGAAGCGCACCAGCCCACCGGATTTCTTCTTGTCCGAGGCGACGAAGTCCAGCGCCGCGTCGCTCAGTCGGTCGTCCAGGTCGACCGGCAGGCCCAGTGTCCTCAGCAGCTCCGTGAGCCGCGCGACGCTCGTCGCGTCGGTCGTCCCCTGCGCGACGCCAACGCGCAGCGCCGCGATCATGCCGAGCGCGACGGCCTCCCCGTGCCGCAGCCCCACGTAGTCGTGGGCCGCCTCGAGCCCGTGGCCGACCGTGTGCCCCAAGTTGAGCCACATGCGCTTGCCACCCTCGCGCTCGTCCTGCCGCACGACGCGGGCCTTGAGCCGAACGCTCATCTCGATGGCGCGGATGGTCGCTTCGCGCTCACCCACCCGCAGGGCCGCCGCGTCCTCCTCCAGCTGCGCCACGGCCGCCTCGCCGTCGAGCCAGGCGCTCTTCACGACCTCCGCCAGGCCCGAGATGCGCTCGTCGTCTGAGAGGGTCGCGAGGGTGAGCACGTCGCACAGTACGAAGCTGGGCTGGTAGAAGGTGCCGACCAGGTTCTTCCCGCGCGGACGGTTGAAGCCCGTCTTACCGCCCACCGAGCTGTCGACCATGGACAGGAGCGTGGTTGGCACTTGGCCGAGCGCGACCCCACGAAGGAGCGTCGAGGCCGCGAAGCCGGTCAGGTCCCCGACCACCCCGCCGCCCACACCCAGCACGAGCGCGTGACGGTCGACCCCGGCGTCCAGGGCTGCGTCCCAGATGGTCTCGACGGACTGCACGTGCTTGAAGCGCTCGCCGTCTTCCAGGCACACCGAGACACACCGACGCCCGGCCGCCTCGACGCGCTCCGCCACGTCGCGTGGCCAGGGCCGTTGGACGGGGTCGGGCACGTCGTGCACCAAGACCACGTCTCCCTTGGACGCCTCCGTCACCCGCGCGCCGACCCGCTCTCGAACGCCGGCGCCGATCTCGACGCGGTAGGTTCGTTCGCCGAGGGGCACGACGACCATGACGTCTTCGCTGGCCTGCGCCACCTGCAGCGCCGCTTGCTCCGCGGTTGCCAGGCCGGTGTCCACCGTGAGGTGTGCCTCCGCGTAGGCGGACGCGCGAGCCGAGAGCAACCCCTCGAGGCGCTCTCGGCGCTGCTCGGGGCTCAGGCCGGCGAGCAGCGGACGATCCGTGGCGTCCCCCACCCGCTTCAGAAGCTCGTCGGTGTCCGCGCGAAGCGTGACCACCAGACCACGTTCCAGCAGGTCGTGACGCAGCGCGTCTTGGGTGAGCGCGCCGCCGCCGAGCGCCACCACGGCCCCCTCGGACGCCGTCGCGCGTGCGTGCTCGGCCTCCAGCTGCCGGAACGCGGCCTCCCCGCGCTCGGCGAAGATGCGCGTGATGGACGTCCCAGCCGCCGCCTCGATGCGCTGATCGAGATCGATGACCGGGCGACCGAGCTGCTGCCCGAGGGCGCGGGCCACGGTGCTCTTGCCAGCACCCATCGGCCCAGAGAGGTAAATCGTCCGCATCCCTGCTG contains:
- the aroB gene encoding 3-dehydroquinate synthase, with product MRTIYLSGPMGAGKSTVARALGQQLGRPVIDLDQRIEAAAGTSITRIFAERGEAAFRQLEAEHARATASEGAVVALGGGALTQDALRHDLLERGLVVTLRADTDELLKRVGDATDRPLLAGLSPEQRRERLEGLLSARASAYAEAHLTVDTGLATAEQAALQVAQASEDVMVVVPLGERTYRVEIGAGVRERVGARVTEASKGDVVLVHDVPDPVQRPWPRDVAERVEAAGRRCVSVCLEDGERFKHVQSVETIWDAALDAGVDRHALVLGVGGGVVGDLTGFAASTLLRGVALGQVPTTLLSMVDSSVGGKTGFNRPRGKNLVGTFYQPSFVLCDVLTLATLSDDERISGLAEVVKSAWLDGEAAVAQLEEDAAALRVGEREATIRAIEMSVRLKARVVRQDEREGGKRMWLNLGHTVGHGLEAAHDYVGLRHGEAVALGMIAALRVGVAQGTTDATSVARLTELLRTLGLPVDLDDRLSDAALDFVASDKKKSGGLVRFVVPGRPGDTRVVPLSLGAIRAAVRRS